Below is a window of Streptomyces qaidamensis DNA.
GACGGCATCGGCGTCATCGACCTCGTGATGCGGCTGTCCGCCGAGGCCGCCGCGGCCGGCGGCTACTGCAAGGCACTCATGGGCAACCACGAGCTGCTGCTGCTCGGCGCCAAGCGGTTCGGCGACACCCCCGTCAACTCCGGCGCGGGCACCGCCACCTTCCAGGCGGCGTGGCTCCTCAACGGCGGCCAGAAGACCGACATGGACCGTCTCCAGGACCACCACCTGCAGTGGATGTCGCGCCTTGACGCCATCGAGGAGGTCGACGGCCACCTGCTCGTCCACTCGGACACCACCGCCTACCTCGACTACGGCCGTTCCATCGAGGAGGTCAACGACACCGTCCGCGAGACGATCACCCGCAACGACGCGGACGAGGTCTGGGACCTGTTCCGCAAGTTCACCAAGCGGTTCTCCTTCCGCGACGAGGGCGGCGCGGACGCCGTGCGTTCCCTGCTCGATACGTACGGGGGCACCCGCATCGTTCACGGGCACAGCCCGATTCCGTATCTGCTGGGCGAGGTCGGCTCCGAGGACGACGAGGACAACCGCGACCCCGTGATCGAGGGCCCGCACGTCTACGCCGACGGACTCGCCATCGCGATGGACGGTGGCGTGACCATGGCCGGAAAGCTACTGGTCCAGCAACTGCCGCTGGATACGTGAACGTTCACCGGGCAGGCATTCCCCTTCGGAGGACTGGGCCGGTGAGGGGTCAATTTCGGTAAACCCCCTGTCACCGCATACCGTCACCGCTCTACCATCGGCTTATCCGTAGCAGGCTCCCCTCCGTTTCTGCCCGACGGCTCGTCAGCATGCCGAGCCACAAGCCCTACGGAGCATCGGGGGATGCACATGAACAGCGTTCCGCAGCACCTGTTGAGTGAGGACCGCCAGGAATACGAGCGGATCCTCGATGAGGCGCTGCGCTCCGCACCACACCGTCCCGAACTGGCCGCTGTCGGTCAGCGACTCAACTCCGAACAACTGCGCACCATGGCGCTGAACGCGACCGCACTCATCACGGCGGCCGCGTCGGCCGAGTACCAGCACTACGTCAAGGTCCGCGACGAACTGCGACAGCCGGCGTCGGCCGTGCGCGAGTCCGGTTCCGCCGAGCCCGGTACGGGCGCGTCGGGGCTCGCCGCCACCATGGGCGGGGTCGCCGAGACCGCCGGCGCGGGCGCCGTCGCCGTCGTCGCCGTCCTCGCACCTGTCCTCGCCGGAACGGCCGCTGCGATCTTCCTGCTCGTCGGCTACATCCTGCGGATGCTCGACCCGGAGCAGGGATTCGCCCGGACCATGCTCACCACGGGCTGGGTCTTCGGCGCCGTGACCGCGGCGGCGATCCTCGTCGCCGCCGTGGGGCTGCTGCTCACGGCCCTGCGGAACAAGCCCACGGCCGAAGGCGGACCGTACGGCGAAATGCAGGGCGAGGTGGCCCAGGCCAAGGAGGCCTGGCACGAGGCTCTGCTGGAACGCGGCATCCTGCCCTTCCTGCGGGAGGCCCTCGTCGACCCCGGCGCGGCGGCAGCGCTGCACCACACGCCCTCGTCCACGCCGGTCAGCCGCATGCCGCACCTCGGCTACGGACGGCCGGGGTTCAGCAGCCCGGACGACGGCGACCGCGGCTCGCGCCCCAGCTTCAGCAGCCCGGACTACACCAGCCCGGACTTCGGAGGGCCGGAGCACCAGCCGGAGTAGCACCCATCGGAGCCCGTCCGAGCGGCGGATCCGAGGGGGCGGACCCGAGCGGACGGACCACAGGCCGGGGGACCATCGACCCCCGGGCCTGTGCGCGGCCGGGTCAGTCCGCGATGGGCAGGTACACGCGGTTCCCGCTCGCCGCGAACTCCTTCGACTTCAGGGCCATGCCCTCCTCGATCTCGGTCCGTGTGCCGCCGTGTTCACGGCGGATGTCCTGCGAGATCTTCATGCTGCAGAACTTGGGACCGCACATCGAGCAGAAGTGAGCCGTCTTGGCGGGCTCGGCGGGCAGGGTCTCGTCGTGGAACTCCCGTGCCGTGTCCGGGTCGAGGGCCAGGTTGAACTGGTCCTCCCACCGGAACTCGAAACGGGCGTCGGACAGCGCGTCGTCCCACTCCTGCGCACCCGGGTGTCCCTTGGCGAGGTCGGCTGCGTGGGCGGCGATCTTGTAGGTGATGACGCCGGTCTTCACGTCGTCACGGTTCGGCAGGCCCAGGTGCTCCTTGGGCGTGACGTAGCAGAGCATCGCCGTGCCCCACCAGGCGATCATCGCGGCACCGATGCCGGAGGTGATGTGGTCGTACGCCGGCGCGACGTCAGTGGTCAGCGGGCCGAGCGTATAGAACGGAGCTTCATCGCAGATCTCCTGCTGAAGGTCGATGTTCTCCTTGATCTTGTGCATCGGGACGTGGCCCGGGCCCTCGATCATGGTCTGTACGTTGAAACGCTTCGCGATCCGGT
It encodes the following:
- a CDS encoding metallophosphoesterase — encoded protein: MVEGSMTQGAGQGPEVERTATLRDFRVPAYVHETGPYVHSVHPGDVAPPPEEAYPEGYTPTERDLPVINRGDTVQVTVDPETAAAPQAITGQGPLYVVGDVHGYLDQLVSALQEKGLLDAAGNWCAGTARLWFLGDFTDRGPDGIGVIDLVMRLSAEAAAAGGYCKALMGNHELLLLGAKRFGDTPVNSGAGTATFQAAWLLNGGQKTDMDRLQDHHLQWMSRLDAIEEVDGHLLVHSDTTAYLDYGRSIEEVNDTVRETITRNDADEVWDLFRKFTKRFSFRDEGGADAVRSLLDTYGGTRIVHGHSPIPYLLGEVGSEDDEDNRDPVIEGPHVYADGLAIAMDGGVTMAGKLLVQQLPLDT